One genomic region from Parerythrobacter aestuarii encodes:
- the pnp gene encoding polyribonucleotide nucleotidyltransferase, translating to MFDTKTVSLEWGGKTLTLETGRIARQADGAVLATYGETVVLCAVTAAKSVREGQDFFPLTVHYQEKFSAAGRIPGGFFKREGRATEKETLTSRLIDRPVRPLFPEGFYNEINVIAQVLSYDGETEPDIVAMIAASAALTISGVPFMGPIGAARVGFRNGEYELNPSLATCLDEDGRLDLVVAATNDAVMMVESEAKELTEEEMLGAVMFAHEESRKVIGAIIDLAEQAAKDPWVIDSSDDTTAIKEKLRGIVGDDIAAAYKLTDKSARSEALNAARAKAKDAFAEEEPQTQMVANKAVKKLESEIVRGAILKDGQRIDGRKLDQVRPIEAMVGLLPRTHGSALFTRGETQAICTVTLGTKDAEQMIDGLEGLSYNHFMLHYNFPPYSVGEVGRFGFTSRRETGHGKLAWRALHPVLPKHEDFPYTIRILSDITESNGSSSMATVCGGCLSMMDAGVPIERPVSGIAMGLILEGDDFAVLSDILGDEDHLGDMDFKVAGSESGITSLQMDIKVAGITKEIMAKALEQAKAGRAHILGEMNKALSGARTDVSKHAPRIETMQIDKSKIRDVIGTGGKVIREIVAETGAKVDIDDEGVIKISSSNLDEIEAARKWIEGIVEEAEVGKIYNGKVVNIVDFGAFVNFMGGKDGLVHVSEMKNERVEKPTDVVSEGQEVKVKVLEIDQRGKVRLSMRVVDQETGEELEDTRPPREPRGDRGPRGDRGGRGGDRRGGRGGPRGGGRDRGDRGGKDDGGEAHVPDFLKD from the coding sequence ATGTTCGACACGAAAACCGTATCGCTGGAGTGGGGCGGAAAGACCCTCACTCTGGAAACCGGCCGTATTGCCCGTCAGGCTGACGGCGCGGTCCTCGCCACCTATGGCGAAACTGTTGTTCTTTGCGCGGTCACCGCAGCAAAGAGCGTACGCGAAGGGCAGGACTTCTTCCCGCTCACCGTCCACTACCAGGAAAAGTTCTCCGCTGCGGGCCGTATCCCGGGCGGCTTCTTCAAGCGCGAAGGCCGCGCAACGGAGAAGGAAACGCTGACCTCCCGCCTGATCGACCGCCCGGTGCGGCCGCTGTTCCCGGAAGGCTTCTACAACGAAATCAACGTTATCGCGCAGGTTCTCAGCTATGACGGCGAGACCGAGCCGGATATCGTTGCCATGATCGCGGCTTCGGCTGCGCTGACCATTTCGGGTGTCCCGTTCATGGGCCCGATCGGCGCTGCCCGCGTTGGCTTCCGCAATGGCGAATACGAACTCAACCCGAGCCTGGCGACCTGTCTCGACGAAGATGGTCGCCTCGACCTCGTTGTCGCTGCGACCAATGACGCGGTGATGATGGTCGAATCCGAAGCCAAGGAGCTGACCGAAGAGGAAATGCTCGGCGCTGTCATGTTCGCGCATGAGGAAAGCCGCAAGGTTATCGGTGCGATCATCGATCTCGCCGAACAGGCCGCCAAGGATCCGTGGGTCATCGATAGCTCCGACGACACCACGGCGATCAAGGAAAAGCTGCGCGGCATCGTTGGTGACGACATTGCTGCCGCTTACAAGCTGACTGACAAGTCGGCCCGTTCCGAAGCGCTCAATGCCGCCCGTGCCAAGGCCAAGGACGCCTTTGCCGAGGAAGAGCCGCAGACCCAGATGGTCGCCAACAAGGCGGTCAAGAAGCTGGAATCGGAAATCGTGCGCGGTGCCATCCTCAAGGACGGCCAGCGCATCGACGGCCGCAAGCTCGACCAGGTTCGCCCGATCGAAGCCATGGTTGGCCTGCTGCCGCGTACGCACGGTTCGGCGCTGTTCACCCGCGGGGAAACGCAGGCAATCTGCACCGTCACGCTGGGTACCAAGGATGCCGAGCAGATGATCGACGGTCTCGAAGGCCTGTCGTACAATCACTTCATGCTGCACTATAACTTCCCGCCCTATTCGGTCGGCGAAGTGGGTCGCTTCGGCTTCACCAGCCGTCGCGAAACCGGTCACGGCAAGCTCGCCTGGCGTGCTTTGCATCCGGTCCTGCCCAAGCATGAAGATTTCCCGTACACCATCCGCATCCTGTCGGACATCACCGAATCCAACGGATCCAGCTCGATGGCGACCGTTTGCGGTGGCTGCCTGAGCATGATGGACGCCGGCGTTCCGATCGAGCGTCCGGTTTCCGGCATCGCGATGGGCCTCATCCTCGAAGGCGACGACTTCGCGGTCCTGTCGGACATCCTGGGTGACGAAGATCACCTCGGCGACATGGACTTCAAGGTGGCCGGTTCGGAAAGCGGCATCACTTCGCTGCAGATGGACATCAAGGTGGCCGGCATCACCAAGGAAATCATGGCGAAGGCGCTGGAGCAGGCCAAGGCCGGCCGTGCGCACATCCTCGGTGAAATGAACAAGGCGCTTTCGGGTGCCCGTACCGACGTTTCCAAGCACGCTCCGCGTATCGAGACCATGCAGATCGACAAGTCGAAGATCCGCGACGTCATCGGCACCGGGGGTAAGGTGATCCGCGAGATCGTCGCTGAAACCGGCGCCAAGGTCGACATCGACGACGAAGGCGTGATCAAGATTTCGTCTTCGAACCTCGACGAGATCGAAGCCGCGAGGAAGTGGATCGAAGGCATCGTCGAAGAGGCGGAAGTCGGCAAGATCTACAACGGCAAGGTCGTCAATATCGTCGACTTCGGTGCGTTCGTGAACTTCATGGGCGGCAAGGACGGTCTCGTCCATGTCAGCGAAATGAAGAACGAGCGCGTCGAGAAGCCGACCGATGTCGTCAGCGAAGGCCAGGAAGTAAAGGTCAAGGTGCTCGAGATCGACCAGCGCGGCAAGGTCCGTCTGTCGATGCGAGTGGTTGACCAGGAAACCGGCGAAGAGCTGGAAGACACCCGTCCGCCGCGCGAACCGCGCGGTGATCGCGGCCCGCGCGGTGATCGTGGCGGTCGCGGCGGCGATCGTCGTGGTGGCCGTGGTGGCCCGCGCGGCGGTGGCCGCGATCGCGGCGATCGTGGTGGCAAGGACGATGGCGGTGAAGCCCACGTCCCTGACTTCCTGAAGGACTGA
- a CDS encoding spermidine synthase family protein — protein sequence MLPRETIAIAQIPDGEELTLVSHGRDFIIMLGRDELMGTRMQFSEEQLAELTLQRINASRPRVLIGGYGMGFTFRSALKHAPEQAEVVVAEVVPEILDWAKGPLAELTGSCLEDTRGEVILADVAALIDDAVDGTTRRYDAILLDVDNGPDGIVRDGNERLYTKTGLGRARDALNPGGVLAVWSAAPDHKFTQRLKGAGFDVEVKTVRARPNNKGPHHTIWFATRLR from the coding sequence ATGCTGCCCCGCGAAACAATTGCCATCGCCCAGATCCCTGACGGAGAGGAGTTGACCCTCGTCAGCCACGGACGCGATTTCATCATAATGCTGGGGCGGGACGAGCTGATGGGCACCCGCATGCAGTTCAGCGAGGAACAGCTGGCGGAGCTGACCTTGCAACGGATCAATGCCTCGCGTCCGCGCGTGCTGATTGGCGGTTACGGGATGGGCTTCACCTTTCGCTCAGCGCTCAAGCATGCGCCTGAGCAGGCCGAGGTTGTGGTCGCAGAAGTCGTGCCCGAGATCCTCGATTGGGCGAAAGGGCCACTCGCGGAACTTACCGGCAGTTGCCTCGAAGACACGCGCGGCGAAGTGATTCTCGCCGATGTCGCTGCATTGATCGACGACGCGGTGGACGGCACGACGCGGCGCTATGATGCGATCCTGCTCGATGTCGACAACGGCCCTGACGGGATCGTGCGCGACGGTAACGAGCGGCTTTATACCAAGACCGGCCTTGGCCGTGCGCGCGACGCGCTCAACCCCGGCGGTGTGTTGGCGGTGTGGTCGGCTGCACCCGATCACAAGTTCACCCAGCGGCTCAAGGGCGCCGGTTTCGACGTGGAGGTAAAGACCGTCCGTGCCCGACCCAACAACAAGGGGCCGCACCACACAATCTGGTTTGCCACACGTTTGCGGTAG
- a CDS encoding tol-pal system YbgF family protein, with product MRKTLLAVATLLGASWAAPALASGDYCEPLWRPENPDLNCAGSIPIAPGNDSRINLFLLLQDRAGNDGAGLAYPDTQWRSFYGRNFMRWNNLYDAWYPDGGESLNFGYGYAGRCQTEESGKTAFLKAVDALRGLKGETRTLLSTSRDRLGEICDRSRREAKLPSDGGYFLNIGANGIGDAPFGFMAYLEASASFYGGNWDRATDYYGLIHAADVDDWLTETSKYMVARTLLNQAIASAEDDWGWFPLAQVDAEVAMRSEKAFSNYLEAYPEGRYAASARGLLRKALWLQRDYARLGATYADAFAAVDPDTPEAARLISEIDDKYLIRNPGKVNDPYLAAANLLLRMRSENYYFAGDDAPEQLTQTELDSQALVFADHPELYGFLKASFAFYVDKDYAVVRELLPDDARQDRYSPLAFSRQYLRGLALHALGDRNEEGFWRELIGGAQGLYQRPAVELALARALEQKGEVGDAFVANSPIRDWRIRRMLLGLSAGPRLLKQQARADGPNNEAAFALFTALFRQLQHGEYAGFLEDYPLAAKYPSDQDSGSLWGVMDAEKAPVYLFRSGEFSAGYACPSLEATAQVLARDPTSSKARLCLGEFYRLNGFDEFEFVRSWYGEDGAGQLGTSTSYPGKVTHRLDLYRAVMADTSAARGDKAYALYRAIRCYAPSNNNTCGGEGVEENVRAAWFRRLKRDYADTAWAKELEYYW from the coding sequence ATGCGCAAGACCTTGCTGGCTGTTGCAACACTTCTGGGAGCAAGCTGGGCTGCACCCGCACTTGCGAGCGGTGACTATTGTGAACCTCTCTGGCGGCCAGAGAATCCGGACCTGAACTGCGCCGGCTCAATCCCCATCGCGCCAGGCAATGATTCGCGGATCAACCTGTTCCTGCTGCTGCAGGACCGCGCTGGCAATGACGGCGCAGGTCTCGCCTATCCCGACACCCAATGGCGCAGTTTCTATGGCCGCAACTTCATGCGCTGGAACAATCTCTACGACGCCTGGTATCCGGACGGAGGGGAATCTCTCAACTTCGGCTATGGCTACGCCGGACGATGCCAGACGGAAGAGAGCGGCAAGACCGCTTTCCTGAAAGCCGTCGATGCGTTGCGCGGCCTGAAGGGCGAAACACGTACCCTCCTGTCCACTTCGCGCGATCGGCTCGGCGAAATATGCGACAGAAGCCGACGGGAGGCGAAGCTTCCAAGCGATGGCGGCTATTTTCTCAACATTGGCGCCAACGGGATCGGTGATGCGCCGTTCGGCTTCATGGCCTATCTCGAAGCCTCGGCGAGTTTCTATGGTGGCAACTGGGACCGAGCGACTGACTATTACGGCCTGATTCACGCTGCGGATGTCGATGATTGGCTGACCGAAACCTCGAAATACATGGTCGCTCGCACGCTCCTGAACCAGGCCATCGCCAGTGCGGAAGACGACTGGGGCTGGTTCCCACTGGCCCAGGTCGATGCCGAAGTGGCCATGCGGTCGGAGAAGGCTTTTTCCAACTACTTGGAGGCCTATCCCGAGGGGCGTTATGCTGCGTCGGCACGCGGTCTTCTCCGCAAGGCCTTGTGGCTGCAGCGTGACTACGCTCGACTTGGCGCGACCTATGCAGATGCCTTCGCCGCCGTCGATCCTGATACGCCGGAAGCTGCGCGGCTGATATCGGAAATTGACGATAAGTACCTGATCCGCAATCCGGGCAAGGTCAACGATCCCTATCTAGCGGCCGCGAACCTGCTGTTGCGGATGCGCAGCGAGAACTATTATTTTGCCGGTGACGATGCACCCGAGCAGCTTACCCAGACCGAACTGGACAGCCAGGCCCTGGTGTTCGCGGATCATCCCGAGCTGTACGGTTTCCTCAAGGCCAGCTTCGCTTTCTATGTCGACAAGGACTATGCGGTGGTGCGCGAGCTGCTGCCCGACGATGCCCGACAAGACCGCTACTCCCCCCTGGCGTTCAGCCGGCAGTACCTGCGCGGGCTGGCGCTGCATGCGCTGGGGGACCGCAACGAGGAAGGCTTCTGGCGCGAGCTGATTGGCGGTGCGCAGGGGCTCTACCAGCGACCGGCAGTCGAGCTGGCACTGGCGCGGGCGCTCGAACAGAAAGGTGAGGTAGGCGACGCCTTCGTGGCCAACTCCCCGATCCGGGATTGGCGCATCCGGCGCATGCTGCTGGGCCTGTCAGCAGGGCCAAGGCTGCTCAAGCAGCAGGCACGGGCCGATGGCCCCAACAACGAAGCGGCCTTCGCCCTCTTTACTGCCCTGTTCCGGCAGTTGCAGCACGGTGAATATGCCGGTTTCCTGGAAGACTATCCGCTCGCGGCAAAATACCCGTCGGACCAAGACAGTGGCTCGCTGTGGGGTGTGATGGATGCCGAGAAGGCCCCGGTTTACCTGTTCCGCAGCGGAGAGTTCTCGGCTGGCTATGCTTGCCCGTCGCTGGAAGCGACCGCGCAGGTGCTGGCGCGCGATCCGACCAGCAGCAAAGCCCGCCTGTGCCTGGGCGAGTTTTATCGCCTCAACGGCTTCGACGAGTTCGAATTCGTGCGGTCCTGGTACGGCGAAGACGGGGCCGGGCAGCTCGGCACGTCGACCAGCTATCCGGGCAAGGTCACACACCGGCTCGACCTCTACCGTGCGGTCATGGCCGACACCTCCGCTGCGCGCGGGGACAAGGCTTACGCACTGTATCGTGCCATCCGCTGTTATGCCCCCAGCAACAACAACACCTGCGGTGGCGAAGGCGTGGAGGAGAATGTTCGAGCGGCATGGTTCCGCCGTCTCAAGCGCGACTATGCCGATACCGCGTGGGCGAAGGAGCTTGAATATTACTGGTAG
- the hspQ gene encoding heat shock protein HspQ has product MDSAIFFSPQAGRQIEAPRKLSTRFAIGDVVRHRLFDFRGVIFDIDPVFANSEEWYESIPQEIRPRRDQPYYHLLAENDESSYVAYVSQQNLVADGDGGPIDHPQIPELFEGFDRGRYKMRRALTH; this is encoded by the coding sequence GCAAGCCGGTCGCCAGATCGAGGCTCCCCGCAAGCTCAGCACACGTTTCGCCATTGGCGATGTCGTGCGCCATCGCCTGTTCGATTTCCGCGGTGTGATTTTCGATATCGACCCGGTCTTCGCCAATAGCGAAGAATGGTACGAATCAATCCCGCAGGAAATCCGGCCACGGCGCGACCAGCCCTATTACCACCTGCTCGCCGAGAACGACGAATCGTCCTACGTCGCCTATGTCAGCCAGCAGAACCTCGTGGCCGATGGCGATGGTGGTCCGATCGACCACCCGCAGATCCCGGAGTTGTTCGAAGGCTTCGATCGCGGTCGCTACAAGATGCGCCGCGCACTTACACACTGA
- a CDS encoding DUF1993 domain-containing protein yields the protein MSLTLYDAFVPSCQQILGGMAGVIDKAEAHCGESGCEASELIEAKLADNMWNLPWHVRSVWAHSAYVISLLPTGEFSPDFTELPQDWDAMRAKLKRTQDELAAVTPEQLEAIADKTIGFVLGGKRLMEFTGQNFLLSFSQPNFYFHATTFYDILRMKGVPLGKRDYLGTPRIIG from the coding sequence ATGTCCCTGACCCTGTACGATGCCTTTGTCCCCAGCTGCCAACAGATCCTCGGCGGCATGGCCGGCGTGATCGACAAGGCCGAGGCGCATTGCGGCGAGAGCGGCTGCGAAGCCTCGGAACTGATCGAAGCCAAGCTGGCGGACAACATGTGGAACCTGCCATGGCATGTCCGCAGCGTGTGGGCCCATTCGGCCTACGTCATCAGCCTGCTGCCGACCGGCGAGTTCTCGCCCGATTTCACTGAACTGCCGCAGGACTGGGACGCGATGCGGGCCAAGCTCAAGCGCACCCAGGACGAGCTGGCCGCCGTTACGCCCGAGCAGCTTGAAGCGATCGCTGACAAGACCATCGGCTTCGTGCTGGGCGGCAAGCGACTGATGGAATTTACCGGGCAGAATTTCCTGCTTAGTTTCAGCCAGCCCAACTTCTATTTCCATGCCACGACATTCTACGACATCCTGCGAATGAAGGGCGTGCCACTTGGCAAGCGTGACTACCTCGGCACCCCGCGGATCATCGGCTGA
- a CDS encoding ABC transporter permease translates to MSDQANTGAEGTAVDKGTSPARFRPRGEPVFTGINWIGLWSLYQKEVRRFMKVQTQTIWAPAVTTLLFLVIFSVALGRSGREVLGVPFASFVAPGLIVMGMMQNAFANSSFSLLSGKIQGTIIDLLMPPLSEGELMTAIIGAAVTRSILVGLAVAVAMVLWPGVTLSIEHGWAIVWFGLMGAVMLALMGLMTSIWSEKFDHNAAITNFVIAPLSLLSGTFYVIDNLHGVFQAISRANPFFYVISGFRYGFLAESDIGDSGQQVLYAALGLGVMNLAFAYIVYRVLKSGWKIKD, encoded by the coding sequence ATGAGCGATCAAGCGAACACTGGGGCTGAAGGCACTGCCGTCGATAAAGGCACGTCGCCTGCAAGGTTCCGACCTCGTGGTGAACCGGTTTTCACCGGGATCAACTGGATAGGGCTGTGGAGCCTGTACCAGAAGGAGGTCCGCCGCTTCATGAAGGTGCAGACGCAGACGATCTGGGCCCCGGCGGTCACCACCTTGCTGTTCCTGGTCATTTTCTCCGTCGCGCTGGGGCGGTCGGGTCGCGAAGTGCTGGGCGTTCCCTTCGCCAGCTTCGTGGCGCCGGGGTTGATCGTGATGGGCATGATGCAGAATGCCTTCGCCAATAGCTCTTTCTCGCTCCTGTCGGGCAAGATCCAGGGCACCATTATCGACCTGCTGATGCCGCCGTTGTCGGAAGGTGAGCTAATGACTGCGATCATCGGTGCGGCTGTCACGCGCTCGATCCTTGTCGGTCTGGCGGTGGCCGTGGCCATGGTGCTGTGGCCCGGGGTGACGCTCAGCATCGAACATGGCTGGGCCATCGTCTGGTTCGGGCTGATGGGCGCGGTGATGCTGGCGCTGATGGGCCTGATGACCTCGATCTGGTCGGAAAAGTTTGATCACAATGCCGCCATCACCAACTTCGTAATTGCACCCCTCAGCTTGCTGTCAGGCACATTCTACGTGATCGACAACCTGCATGGCGTATTCCAGGCGATCAGCCGGGCGAACCCGTTCTTCTACGTGATTTCGGGCTTCCGCTACGGCTTCCTCGCGGAAAGCGACATCGGCGATAGCGGGCAGCAAGTACTATACGCTGCCCTTGGACTCGGCGTGATGAATCTGGCTTTTGCCTACATCGTGTACCGGGTCCTGAAATCCGGCTGGAAGATCAAGGATTGA
- a CDS encoding GcrA family cell cycle regulator, whose protein sequence is MSWTEERTAKLKKMWESGATASQIADELGGVSRNAVIGKAHRLGLKSRPSPVKANDKKKKAAAKPAPKPAPKKAAAKPAAKPVAAKPAAKPASAPAPASNPHSGTPSQPLPNAGQSDLPKIVSVGPGGFLRQGPGDQQPPIPPAPPRRLVPAKPSPEIADKTSLLDLSDKVCRWPMGHPGEPDFHFCGEDVNPGFPYCVEHCGRAYQAQLPRGARRPPPPLPFGGPRVR, encoded by the coding sequence ATGAGTTGGACCGAAGAACGCACCGCGAAGCTCAAGAAAATGTGGGAGAGCGGCGCGACTGCCAGCCAGATCGCCGATGAGCTGGGCGGAGTCAGCCGCAATGCGGTCATTGGCAAGGCCCATCGGTTGGGCCTCAAGTCGCGACCGTCCCCAGTGAAGGCCAACGACAAGAAAAAGAAGGCCGCAGCCAAGCCGGCACCCAAGCCTGCGCCCAAGAAGGCTGCGGCCAAGCCTGCTGCCAAGCCCGTTGCGGCCAAGCCGGCGGCGAAACCCGCTTCAGCGCCCGCTCCTGCCAGCAATCCCCATTCCGGCACCCCGTCGCAGCCGCTTCCCAACGCCGGCCAGAGCGACTTGCCCAAGATCGTTTCGGTTGGCCCCGGTGGCTTCCTGCGCCAGGGTCCCGGCGACCAGCAGCCGCCGATCCCGCCGGCCCCGCCGCGCCGACTGGTGCCGGCCAAGCCGAGCCCCGAGATTGCCGACAAGACTAGCCTGCTCGATCTGTCCGACAAGGTCTGTCGCTGGCCGATGGGCCACCCGGGCGAGCCCGATTTCCATTTCTGCGGCGAAGACGTGAACCCCGGCTTCCCCTATTGCGTCGAGCATTGCGGCCGGGCCTACCAGGCCCAGCTGCCGCGTGGCGCGCGCCGGCCCCCGCCGCCGCTGCCATTTGGCGGCCCGCGCGTCCGCTAA
- a CDS encoding DUF481 domain-containing protein, which translates to MRISLVVLPLAAGFLATPALAELPQSTRALIEAAIASGDAGKVATILDLAREVHPDDAAELDTIATEFASVQQTLAAQEAAAKEEQIRQAGVFDNWSGEGQIGAFRATGNSSNTGISAGLKLARKGIDWRHKLRALVDYQRSNGVTTREQYLAAYEVNYDISGDLYAYALAQYERDRFQGYSARYSASGGLGYRVLDTDTTSLEVKAGPAWRRTERVIGSTQSSLAGLAAADFDWQVAETIALTQDASVFLEGDNTSLIATTGLEAGLSGALKARVSYTVEHDTDPPPGAVKTDTLTRFTLVYGF; encoded by the coding sequence ATGCGAATTTCACTTGTCGTCCTGCCGCTTGCGGCGGGATTTCTTGCCACGCCTGCGCTGGCCGAACTGCCGCAATCGACCCGCGCCTTGATCGAAGCGGCAATCGCCTCGGGCGATGCTGGGAAGGTAGCAACGATTCTCGACCTGGCCCGCGAGGTTCACCCTGACGACGCAGCCGAACTCGACACGATCGCTACGGAATTCGCCTCGGTGCAGCAAACACTCGCTGCACAGGAAGCCGCAGCGAAAGAAGAACAGATCCGCCAGGCCGGCGTGTTCGACAACTGGAGCGGCGAAGGCCAGATCGGCGCCTTCCGCGCGACCGGAAACAGTTCCAACACCGGGATCAGCGCCGGGCTCAAGCTGGCTCGCAAGGGCATCGATTGGCGGCACAAGCTGCGCGCGCTGGTCGACTACCAGCGCTCCAACGGGGTCACCACGCGCGAGCAGTACCTTGCCGCCTACGAAGTCAATTACGACATCAGCGGCGATCTCTACGCCTACGCGCTGGCACAATACGAACGTGACCGTTTCCAGGGCTATTCAGCGCGCTATTCCGCTTCCGGCGGGCTTGGCTACCGGGTGCTCGACACCGACACCACATCGCTCGAAGTGAAGGCAGGTCCGGCGTGGCGTCGCACCGAGCGGGTCATCGGTAGCACTCAATCGAGCCTCGCCGGCCTCGCCGCCGCCGACTTCGACTGGCAGGTCGCCGAGACTATCGCGCTGACGCAGGATGCCAGTGTCTTCCTCGAAGGCGACAACACCAGCCTGATCGCCACCACCGGGCTCGAGGCTGGCCTGTCAGGAGCGCTGAAGGCCCGGGTGTCCTACACCGTCGAGCACGACACCGACCCGCCGCCGGGTGCGGTCAAGACCGACACGCTGACTCGCTTTACGCTGGTCTATGGCTTCTGA
- a CDS encoding DUF3142 domain-containing protein: MNITGRLWLAALAGLVLVACNPASDREAQVVDPADYSAFYLWSGVEPVPQMQGADAVYVLWGELRLDEPDRIVPILRTVPSGEAKELWLVVRAERIGWGEGAYRQLLETAGIWNRDGLLTGVQVDFDSSTGRLDGYAAFLADLRQRLPRGLQLSATGLMDWPANASDDDLSAMAGALDEIVVQTYQDRTTLPGYQRYLSATERLPLPYRVALVEGGEWDPPAHLPDDPRFKGYVVFLLAGAPRQKP, encoded by the coding sequence TTGAATATTACTGGTAGGCTGTGGCTGGCAGCGCTTGCCGGGCTGGTGCTGGTGGCCTGCAATCCGGCCAGCGACCGAGAAGCGCAAGTGGTCGACCCCGCCGACTACAGCGCCTTCTACCTGTGGAGCGGTGTCGAGCCGGTGCCGCAGATGCAGGGTGCGGATGCGGTCTATGTCCTGTGGGGCGAATTGCGGCTCGACGAGCCGGACCGGATCGTTCCGATCCTGCGTACCGTCCCTTCAGGCGAAGCGAAGGAGTTGTGGCTTGTGGTGCGGGCGGAGCGAATTGGCTGGGGCGAGGGTGCCTATCGCCAACTGCTGGAAACCGCCGGGATCTGGAACCGGGACGGGCTGCTGACAGGCGTGCAGGTCGACTTCGATTCCAGCACCGGTCGGCTTGATGGATATGCCGCATTCCTTGCCGACCTGCGTCAGCGCTTGCCGCGCGGCCTGCAGCTATCGGCTACAGGGTTGATGGACTGGCCTGCCAATGCGTCCGACGACGACCTTTCAGCCATGGCCGGTGCGCTCGACGAGATCGTGGTGCAGACGTACCAGGATCGCACCACCTTGCCAGGCTATCAGCGCTACCTTTCTGCCACCGAGAGGCTTCCGCTGCCCTACCGCGTGGCGCTGGTCGAAGGCGGGGAGTGGGACCCGCCGGCACATCTCCCCGACGATCCCCGCTTCAAAGGCTACGTGGTGTTCCTGCTGGCTGGAGCGCCGCGTCAGAAGCCATAG